GGTTTAACACCCTTTACAACCGTGCATTTAACCCTAACCCCTTTGAGGACTTTGAGAAGCCTACCGGGTTTAAGACCGTTCACCACATATACGTCTAAACCCATAGAGGCGATTTTATAGGCTTCCTTAAGCTTTAAACCTATCCCCCCGGTGGCGTCGACCGTTTTCGAACGAGTCTTCTCCACCAGGTTCAGGAGGTCATCCGCCGTCATTTCCTCGAAAAGCTTAGCGTCCGGGTGGAGCTTAGGGTCTTCCGCATATATGCCGTCGACATCAACGGTGAACACGGCTTTCGACGGCCTGAGCCTAGAGGACAGCTCGGTCATGAGGCTGTCTCCGGATATTATCGAGAAACCCCTCGTGTCGTCGAAAACGATGTCTCCGAACGTCACCGGGGTAAACCCAAGCTCCAGGGCCTTCACGAACGGCTCGTGGAGAAGCCTCTTCAACCTCCCCGACGAGGCTAAAGCCGACGCCAAAGGCGGTATAGATATGGGTTTAAACCCACTATTCTCTAAAGCCTTTAAGACCTCTTCGTTAAGCTTGAGCATAGCCCTATGCGTAGCCACAACCCCCTCCCTCTGCTCAGGACCTTTATACCCGTCTTGAAGCCTATACTTCAACGCGAGGGGGTGTCCGAAAGACCCGCCTCCGTGAACTATAATCAGCCTGCTGAGGCCTGAGGCCGAAAGCTCCTCTGCGAGCCTATCTAGAACCTCTTGGTTAACGCTCAAAGGCTTATCTTTGAACGTTATCACGCTGCCGCCTAGCTTGACTATCGCGTCAACCGTTACCATAGAGAACACCGACCCTAGATATCGGAGCCACCATAGGCTCCCCCCCGGCTTTTCTTATCGCCTCGACCACCGCTTCGACGCGTTTCCCTGCGACTAAGGCCACCATACATCCCCCTCCGCCAGCTCCGGTAAGCTTAGCCCCTAAAGCCCCAGCCCTCCTAGCCGCGTACACCAACCGCTCCAGCTCTAGGCTTGAAACCCCTATTGCTTCGAGGAGGCCGTGGTTCACATCCATAAGCCGGCCAAGCTTTTCGACATCCCCCTTTTCGAGAGCCTTCAACGCCTCAGACGCTATCGAGGAAGCCGCGGCTCTCAGTCTATCCATCACACGTGGATGCTTCTCTGCGAATAGCCTGACCTTTTCGACCATGGCTCCTGTAGACCTTGGTATGCCTGTGTTGCCTATGACCAGCGTGAAGTCTCCGCCGAGCTTTATGGGCTCTATGCCCTGTCCCCGCCTATAGAGTATGGCTCCGCCGTTAACAGATATCGCCGGGTCGATCCCGGAAGGATTCACATGAACGGTTTTCTCGACCTCGAGGGCCATCCTGAACAATTGGTCCCGAGACGGTTTGACCCCGAATAAGCCGGATATAGACGCTATCACGGCCACGGCTGTGGCGGCCGAGGAGCCTAAACCCACAGAAACCGGTAAGTTAGACCTAAGCCTAACGCATACAGCCTCACCGCTACGGTTTACGAACCTTAAAGCCTCCTCGATAGCTCTCTCAACCAGACGGGTTCGAAGCCCCTCTACGATGGATTTCTCGCATCTGTAAGCCGTCGCCTCGACCCTTAGGTCTAGCGCAACCGCTATCGCAGGCTCTCCGTAGACTACGAAGTGCTCCCCGAAGAGTATGACCTTACCCGGCGCCGAAGCCGTGAAGCTCTTCAAGGTTAAGCCCTCTCGAAGACCATAGACGCGTATCCTACAACGGCCATGTAGTCCCCTGTTACGTCGCCGCTTGTCCTATGGCTTAAAAGTTTCGGCTTGAAGCTTCCCAGCTTCTTCAAGGCCGTTATCATCGCGACCACCGGCCCCGGCCCGCACATACTGATCCCCTTGTCGACCGCCTTCATCATCGCCTCCTCGTCCATGGCTAGGATGGCGTCTAGGACAAGCTTATCCTTCTTAACGGCCATGTCATGCGGCTCGTAATGCGTCAAATCCGTCGAGGCGATTATCACAGCATCTACGCCTTTAAGGGCCATGGCCAAAGCCTCACCGACCTCTCTAGAGGTCTCGAGGTCTTGGAGAAGCATAGATATCGCGACGATCCTCACCGAGCCGTAGAGATACTGGAGAAACGGTAGTTGAACCTCTATCGAATGCTCATACCTGTGCCCCCTCTCGTCGACATCTATGATACTGGAGGACTCGACTATCCGCTTCGATACCTCGCTATCTATCTCGACGTCGCCAAGAGGTGTTCTCCAGACGCTTCCAGGCGGATAGAGGGAGACCCCGCTTCCTAGACCCGTGTGGTTAGGCCCTAGGATCACGAAAACCTTGGGCGTCCCGTCTTCGGCAAGCCTACAATATCCATGCGCGGCCACCGGGCCTGAGTACATGTAACCCGCGTGGGGAGATACGACCCCGTATATCCTCCTAGCCCCTTCACCCGGGGGTTTAACCTCGGGGATGTATCCTGGTCCAAGCCTATGTTTGAAACACCCCTCTATCTGCCTTATCAGCCCCTCCCTATCTCCGCGGTAGAAAGCCCCTGCTTGAGTGGGATATCTCACTTTGAAATCGACCACCCCTAGATATCCTAAACCCCATCCTAGATATTTTACCTTTCCCACGCGAGTAAACCTAGAAGCTATTTAAACCCGGCTTGAGGAGTTTATCCATCATCTTTACGGATACGAGCCGAGGCTAAGATAAACTCATAACCCTTCTTAACGCCCTTTAGGGTATCTGTAAACGCGGCGAGTATTGCCTTTAAGACGCTAGCCGGGTAGCTCCTCAGCTCGACCCTAGACCAGTCTACATATAGCCTAGCAGGGGGATCCTCTACCATGCATCGGCCGATCTCAGCCTCGCCTTTCAAGATTAGCTCAGCGTATCGACCACAGGAACCGTAGCCGCACAGTCCACAGTTTAAACCCGGTAGCCTTGAAGCGTAGACCTTGCGTATGACCTGTAGAACTCTATCGGGTAGCTTCTCATCCTCTAAACTCGAGAAAACGGCCTTGGGATACCGTCTTAAAGCATGTTCTTTAAGGTGCTCAGGGGCTACAACCATCCTCACGAGAGAAGGGTCTACGTCTAGGTTCAAGTGCTTTTCTTCGATAGCTGTTAGAATTTTTGGATATGGTGAGCGTTTAAACCCCTCGTATAATATCATATCCGGGTTCAGAAGCTCTAAAATATACTCAGGGTTTAGACTCCGGTCGAGTATAAGCACGTTATCGTAGGGGGAACTGTATGCCACCGCCAAGGGGTTTGAGGTTAAAATCCTAGCGGTATCCTTGACGGCTAGGTCGATCCTTTCATGCGAATGCTTGATCACTGCTACTCTAAACCCTTTCGAGGATAGGAGGGATACGATAGACGTCACAAGCCTCGTCTTACCCGTGTTCTTGAAACCGACCACACAAATTCTAAGAGGCATATCTGCCCTATACGAGAAAGAGGGTTTTGTTTAAAATTTCCGGAGAACGCTAGGCTTCTAGAACTCCTCCGGTCTAGCTTCGAAGTCCTCGACCCTCAGAGGTGGGTCGCCGTCTGGCGGTATCAGGCCTTTAGCCCTCAAGAACTCCCTGGCTAAAAGCCAAAACACCATGGCTAAGGCTCTTCTACCCTTGTTGTTAGTCGGTATCACGAGGTCTACGTCTTTGAACAAGTTGTCTGTGTCGCATAATGCGACCACAGGTATCCCTATCATGGATGCCTCCCTTACGGCCTGCTCGTCGGCGTCGGGGTCTGAGACCAAGACTACCTCAGGCTCCATATAGTCTTTCAGGAACGGGTTTGTGAAAAGCCCAGGTAGGAATCTACCGACTATCGGCGTGGCTCCTGTAAGCTCGCAGAACTTCAGGATAGGCACCCTTGCGTAGAGCTTCGTCGAAGCGACGACTATCTTCTCGGGAGGCTCGAACCTCGCTAGAAACTTGGCGGCGAGTTTAATCCTCTGGCAAGTTTTGGCTATGTCGAGTATGAACAAACCATCTGGCCTAACCTTGTATATGAAAGGCTCCATATGCTTCGTCTTAATCTTGGTCCCTATCTGAATACCAGCCGCCAACAGCGTCTCTAGGGGTAGTAGAAGCTCCCCCTCTCTAGACTCAGATTCGCTACTCATCATGGTTAAACACCTAGTCTATGCATAGAGGCTTTAGCTCCCATAAGCTCCTCGATCCTGACGAACTCGTTTATCTTAGCTATCCTCTCTCCGCCTAATACGCCTATCTTAACTATAGGACACTTGAAGGCCACGGCCAAGTGGGCTAGATGAGCGTCGACCGTTTCCCCAGACCTGTGGGAGAAAATAGTCGTATAACCGTGTCTCTGAGCTAGCTTAGCCGCCTCGTAAGCATCGGTGACCGTGCCTATCTGGTTAGGCTTTATTATTATCGCGTTCCCAGCCCCGAGTTCGATACCCTTCCTAAGTCGCACCACGTTCGTGACGAACAAGTCGTCACCGCATATCATACACCTATCCCCGACCTTC
The sequence above is drawn from the Candidatus Bathyarchaeota archaeon genome and encodes:
- the mvk gene encoding mevalonate kinase; its protein translation is MKSFTASAPGKVILFGEHFVVYGEPAIAVALDLRVEATAYRCEKSIVEGLRTRLVERAIEEALRFVNRSGEAVCVRLRSNLPVSVGLGSSAATAVAVIASISGLFGVKPSRDQLFRMALEVEKTVHVNPSGIDPAISVNGGAILYRRGQGIEPIKLGGDFTLVIGNTGIPRSTGAMVEKVRLFAEKHPRVMDRLRAAASSIASEALKALEKGDVEKLGRLMDVNHGLLEAIGVSSLELERLVYAARRAGALGAKLTGAGGGGCMVALVAGKRVEAVVEAIRKAGGEPMVAPISRVGVLYGNG
- the mobB gene encoding molybdopterin-guanine dinucleotide biosynthesis protein B, with the protein product MPLRICVVGFKNTGKTRLVTSIVSLLSSKGFRVAVIKHSHERIDLAVKDTARILTSNPLAVAYSSPYDNVLILDRSLNPEYILELLNPDMILYEGFKRSPYPKILTAIEEKHLNLDVDPSLVRMVVAPEHLKEHALRRYPKAVFSSLEDEKLPDRVLQVIRKVYASRLPGLNCGLCGYGSCGRYAELILKGEAEIGRCMVEDPPARLYVDWSRVELRSYPASVLKAILAAFTDTLKGVKKGYEFILASARIRKDDG
- a CDS encoding 30S ribosomal protein S2 yields the protein MMSSESESREGELLLPLETLLAAGIQIGTKIKTKHMEPFIYKVRPDGLFILDIAKTCQRIKLAAKFLARFEPPEKIVVASTKLYARVPILKFCELTGATPIVGRFLPGLFTNPFLKDYMEPEVVLVSDPDADEQAVREASMIGIPVVALCDTDNLFKDVDLVIPTNNKGRRALAMVFWLLAREFLRAKGLIPPDGDPPLRVEDFEARPEEF
- the amrB gene encoding AmmeMemoRadiSam system protein B, whose translation is MRYPTQAGAFYRGDREGLIRQIEGCFKHRLGPGYIPEVKPPGEGARRIYGVVSPHAGYMYSGPVAAHGYCRLAEDGTPKVFVILGPNHTGLGSGVSLYPPGSVWRTPLGDVEIDSEVSKRIVESSSIIDVDERGHRYEHSIEVQLPFLQYLYGSVRIVAISMLLQDLETSREVGEALAMALKGVDAVIIASTDLTHYEPHDMAVKKDKLVLDAILAMDEEAMMKAVDKGISMCGPGPVVAMITALKKLGSFKPKLLSHRTSGDVTGDYMAVVGYASMVFERA
- a CDS encoding isopentenyl phosphate kinase family protein, which codes for MVTVDAIVKLGGSVITFKDKPLSVNQEVLDRLAEELSASGLSRLIIVHGGGSFGHPLALKYRLQDGYKGPEQREGVVATHRAMLKLNEEVLKALENSGFKPISIPPLASALASSGRLKRLLHEPFVKALELGFTPVTFGDIVFDDTRGFSIISGDSLMTELSSRLRPSKAVFTVDVDGIYAEDPKLHPDAKLFEEMTADDLLNLVEKTRSKTVDATGGIGLKLKEAYKIASMGLDVYVVNGLKPGRLLKVLKGVRVKCTVVKGVKP